A region from the Variovorax sp. V93 genome encodes:
- a CDS encoding LemA family protein, with translation MKRWLLILAAALSLSGCGYNQFQSLDEASKSAWSEVLNQYQRRADLVPNIVATVKGEASFEQDTLTKVIEARAKATSIQVSPETLNNPEAFNKFQQAQGELSSALSRLMVVAERYPELKANQAFRDLRVTLEGTENRITVARNRYIQTVQEYNVLARSFPTNITAKIFSYQPKPNFSVQNEAQISTPPTVDFSAPKK, from the coding sequence ATGAAACGCTGGCTCCTGATTCTTGCAGCGGCGCTGTCGCTGAGCGGCTGCGGCTACAACCAGTTCCAGTCGCTCGACGAGGCCAGCAAGTCGGCCTGGAGCGAGGTGCTCAACCAGTACCAGCGGCGCGCCGACCTGGTGCCCAACATCGTGGCCACCGTGAAAGGCGAGGCCAGCTTCGAGCAGGACACGCTCACCAAGGTGATCGAGGCGCGCGCCAAGGCCACCTCGATCCAGGTCTCGCCCGAGACGCTCAACAACCCCGAGGCCTTCAACAAGTTCCAGCAGGCGCAGGGCGAGCTTTCCTCGGCGCTCTCGCGGCTCATGGTGGTGGCGGAACGCTATCCGGAGCTGAAGGCCAACCAGGCCTTCCGCGACCTGCGCGTGACGCTCGAAGGCACCGAGAACCGCATCACCGTGGCGCGCAACCGCTACATCCAGACGGTGCAGGAGTACAACGTGCTGGCGCGCAGCTTCCCGACCAACATCACGGCCAAGATCTTCAGCTACCAGCCCAAGCCCAACTTCTCGGTGCAGAACGAAGCGCAGATCTCGACGCCGCCCACGGTCGATTTCAGTGCACCTAAAAAGTAA
- a CDS encoding ABC transporter permease: MSGSVVLNWLASTPDFAVPYALAALGLIISERAGVLSLGAEGLMLVGALAGIGAQLAMGQPAVSLVMAMLAASAVSLLFAVMVIWLRVNQVIAGLALVFFCQGLTALVGSLAEWTNHATEGIGTMALWPLSLLPGAGRLFEQNAMVWLTLPIFLAVAWFFSRTSAGLRLRAVGENPQAADAAGIRVAMWRLAAVLAGSALVGLAGAYISVVSTKLWIAGMTGGRGWIAVGLVIFARWSPWKALAGALLFGCIEALIPQLAAAGVQLPQYFVMMTPYAVTLGVMVWVALSRRGAEEEPGALGQPYVREERR; this comes from the coding sequence GTGAGCGGCAGCGTCGTTCTCAACTGGCTCGCGAGCACGCCCGATTTCGCGGTGCCCTATGCGCTCGCCGCGCTGGGCCTGATCATCAGCGAGCGCGCGGGCGTGCTGTCGCTCGGCGCCGAAGGGCTGATGTTGGTCGGAGCGCTCGCGGGCATCGGCGCGCAGCTTGCCATGGGGCAGCCGGCCGTGTCGCTGGTGATGGCGATGCTCGCGGCCAGCGCGGTGTCGCTGCTGTTCGCGGTGATGGTGATCTGGCTGCGCGTGAACCAGGTGATCGCGGGGCTCGCGCTGGTGTTCTTCTGCCAGGGTCTCACGGCACTCGTCGGCTCGCTGGCCGAATGGACCAACCATGCCACCGAGGGCATCGGCACGATGGCGCTGTGGCCGCTGTCGCTCCTGCCCGGCGCCGGCCGGCTGTTCGAGCAGAACGCGATGGTCTGGCTCACGCTGCCGATCTTCCTTGCCGTGGCGTGGTTCTTCTCGCGCACCTCGGCCGGGCTGCGGCTGCGCGCGGTGGGCGAGAACCCGCAGGCGGCCGATGCGGCCGGCATCCGCGTTGCCATGTGGCGGCTGGCCGCGGTGCTCGCGGGCTCGGCGCTGGTGGGGCTGGCGGGCGCATACATCTCGGTGGTCAGCACCAAGCTGTGGATCGCGGGCATGACCGGCGGGCGCGGCTGGATCGCGGTGGGGCTGGTGATCTTCGCGCGCTGGTCGCCGTGGAAGGCGCTCGCGGGCGCGCTGCTGTTCGGCTGCATCGAGGCGCTGATCCCGCAGCTCGCGGCGGCCGGCGTGCAGCTGCCGCAGTACTTCGTGATGATGACGCCCTATGCGGTGACGCTCGGCGTGATGGTGTGGGTCGCGCTCTCGCGGCGCGGCGCCGAGGAAGAGCCCGGTGCGCTGGGTCAACCCTATGTGCGGGAAGAGCGCAGATGA
- a CDS encoding cysteine hydrolase family protein — MKAWVYNEERELDAAQFADYLDPATTAVVSIDMHRGHLDDSPDCPCPAPRARDVVAPIDTFHDAVRALGVRIVHIRSVLRPGGVDDVHGIPSAWRRTFPLHVGAIPNADAHAIEGSKWTEWVTRVAPGDMRVDSKRRLSAFYPTDLDFLLRNQRIETVVLNGGFTDCCVLNTAFDASNRNYRVIVLRDLVRGTDAHLEGAALAMVSLHLGLVLDSAEMLRQWRR, encoded by the coding sequence ATGAAGGCCTGGGTCTACAACGAGGAGCGCGAGCTCGACGCGGCGCAGTTCGCCGACTACCTGGACCCGGCCACCACCGCGGTCGTGTCCATCGACATGCACCGGGGCCACCTGGACGACAGCCCCGACTGCCCCTGCCCCGCCCCGCGGGCGCGCGACGTGGTGGCGCCCATCGACACCTTCCATGACGCGGTGCGCGCGCTGGGCGTGCGCATCGTGCACATCAGGTCGGTGCTGCGGCCCGGCGGCGTGGACGACGTCCACGGCATTCCGTCCGCATGGCGGCGCACCTTTCCGCTGCACGTGGGCGCAATACCGAATGCCGACGCGCACGCCATCGAAGGCTCGAAGTGGACCGAGTGGGTCACGCGCGTTGCGCCCGGCGACATGCGCGTGGACAGCAAGCGGCGCCTCTCGGCCTTCTACCCGACCGACCTCGACTTTCTGCTGCGCAACCAGCGCATCGAGACGGTGGTGCTCAACGGCGGCTTCACGGACTGCTGCGTGCTCAACACGGCCTTCGACGCCAGCAACCGCAACTACCGCGTGATCGTGCTGCGCGACCTGGTGCGCGGCACCGATGCGCATCTGGAAGGCGCGGCGCTTGCGATGGTGTCGCTGCACCTGGGGCTGGTGCTCGACTCGGCTGAAATGCTGCGACAGTGGCGCCGCTGA